One Gimesia aquarii DNA segment encodes these proteins:
- a CDS encoding DUF1559 domain-containing protein: MRKSVRGFTLIELLVVIAIIAILIALLLPAVQQAREAARRSQCKNNLKQLGIGLHNYYETFSQFPPGGVHSGVPRNGGSGHSFGPSFYGLILPFMDLATMYNSMEWEGESPGYVNEGAGSAGDLNRVIVNQAGRIPAFTCPSSTLAVRNGSFCPFAHYAGITGAADPTTFTESRIFDDGSLGLISGGGMLVPNKGIRLRDCTDGSSNTIMIGEANGELERLIAGTYSKLAATGTTHGWLMGLRVTGTPPNLQPVAANSDQRCFNLTTVRYSPNQEPFANQLFPGMGSNVGANNPLMSFHVGGVQVLLADGSVRFLSENVHLETLKQLATRDDGQPIGEF, translated from the coding sequence ATGAGAAAAAGTGTACGTGGTTTCACACTCATTGAATTGTTGGTCGTCATTGCCATTATCGCCATTCTAATTGCGTTACTTCTACCAGCCGTTCAACAGGCACGCGAAGCGGCGCGTCGATCTCAGTGCAAAAATAACCTGAAACAACTTGGAATTGGCCTGCACAACTACTATGAAACATTTTCACAATTTCCTCCAGGAGGTGTTCACTCCGGTGTACCGCGTAATGGCGGCAGTGGCCATAGTTTTGGTCCCAGTTTTTATGGATTAATCTTACCATTCATGGACCTCGCCACTATGTATAATTCAATGGAATGGGAAGGGGAGTCCCCTGGCTATGTCAATGAAGGTGCTGGCAGCGCAGGCGATTTAAATCGTGTGATTGTCAATCAAGCAGGGCGTATCCCCGCATTCACATGTCCTTCATCAACTCTGGCAGTTCGAAATGGGTCGTTTTGTCCTTTTGCTCATTATGCCGGTATCACAGGAGCCGCTGATCCAACGACATTTACTGAAAGTCGTATTTTTGATGATGGTAGCCTTGGTCTGATTTCGGGTGGAGGGATGCTCGTTCCAAATAAAGGGATACGGTTGCGCGACTGCACTGATGGCTCGAGTAACACCATCATGATTGGAGAGGCGAATGGAGAACTTGAACGTCTTATTGCCGGAACGTACTCCAAGCTGGCAGCGACTGGCACCACACACGGCTGGCTGATGGGACTTCGGGTAACTGGTACACCACCTAATCTTCAACCAGTTGCAGCAAATTCTGATCAACGTTGTTTCAATCTGACCACTGTCAGGTACAGTCCTAACCAAGAGCCGTTTGCCAATCAACTCTTTCCTGGTATGGGTAGTAATGTAGGTGCCAATAATCCCTTGATGTCTTTCCATGTTGGAGGAGTCCAGGTTCTGCTCGCAGATGGTTCAGTGCGGTTTCTCAGTGAAAACGTTCACCTTGAAACTCTAAAGCAGTTAGCCACACGTGATGATGGCCAACCAATTGGAGAATTCTAG